A window from Poseidonibacter antarcticus encodes these proteins:
- the smpB gene encoding SsrA-binding protein SmpB gives MAKKKEVKKNLVFKNKKAFHDFTIMESMEAGIVLEGSEVKAMREGRANLKDSFIRIIKGEVFLFNMHISHLNTAHVTYRPDERRERKLLLHNKEIAKLFAKVTKDGISIVPLKMYFNKKNKVKVQIATAEGKKLHDKREDLKKKTMLRETQIAIKNWK, from the coding sequence ATGGCAAAGAAAAAAGAAGTTAAAAAAAACTTAGTATTTAAAAACAAAAAAGCATTTCATGATTTTACAATTATGGAATCAATGGAAGCTGGTATTGTATTAGAAGGTAGTGAAGTTAAAGCTATGAGAGAAGGAAGAGCTAATCTAAAAGATTCTTTCATTCGTATAATAAAAGGTGAAGTTTTTTTATTTAATATGCATATTTCTCATTTAAATACAGCTCATGTTACATACAGACCTGATGAGAGAAGAGAAAGAAAGTTACTGTTACATAATAAAGAAATAGCAAAACTTTTTGCAAAGGTTACAAAAGATGGTATTTCTATTGTTCCTTTAAAAATGTACTTTAATAAGAAAAATAAAGTGAAAGTACAAATAGCAACAGCAGAGGGTAAAAAACTTCATGATAAAAGAGAAGATTTGAAGAAAAAAACTATGCTAAGAGAGACTCAAATAGCTATTAAAAACTGGAAATAA
- a CDS encoding 4-(cytidine 5'-diphospho)-2-C-methyl-D-erythritol kinase, whose amino-acid sequence MKTFKSYAKVNIFLKIANKRDNYHELVSRFIRVHNLFDKMSFVKTNKKAMDIIGNFGCKLESNTVYKAYNLLKHHKNVEEFFKIYSVKVEKKIPEFAGLGGGSSNAATFLIMVNEYCNLNLSKDELCDIAVKIGADVPFFVYEYDSANVRGIGEIVEKFDEEILDIDTITPKIQCNTGKIFNVFREKFYKQISKEEENRLIKLSSKEILKEFNIYEANDLYQAAITIEPKLQEYEKNNWYFSGSGSSFFKVNNGKEKRS is encoded by the coding sequence ATGAAAACGTTTAAATCTTATGCAAAAGTAAATATTTTTTTGAAGATAGCAAATAAAAGAGATAACTATCATGAACTCGTATCGAGATTTATACGAGTTCATAATTTATTCGACAAAATGTCATTTGTTAAAACAAATAAGAAGGCTATGGATATTATAGGAAATTTTGGATGTAAATTAGAGTCTAATACTGTATATAAAGCATACAATTTACTAAAACACCATAAAAATGTAGAAGAATTCTTTAAAATATATAGTGTAAAAGTAGAAAAAAAAATTCCAGAGTTTGCAGGACTTGGTGGTGGAAGCTCAAACGCAGCAACTTTTCTAATTATGGTAAACGAATATTGTAACTTAAATCTATCAAAAGATGAACTTTGTGATATTGCTGTTAAAATTGGTGCTGATGTTCCTTTTTTTGTTTATGAGTATGATAGTGCTAATGTAAGAGGTATAGGAGAAATTGTAGAGAAGTTTGATGAAGAAATTCTTGATATTGATACAATAACACCAAAAATACAGTGTAACACGGGTAAAATATTTAATGTATTTAGAGAAAAATTTTATAAGCAAATTTCGAAAGAAGAAGAAAATCGCTTAATAAAATTAAGTTCAAAAGAGATATTAAAAGAGTTTAATATCTATGAAGCAAATGATTTATATCAAGCAGCAATAACTATAGAACCAAAACTCCAAGAATATGAAAAAAACAATTGGTATTTTAGTGGAAGTGGAAGTTCATTTTTTAAGGTAAACAATGGCAAAGAAAAAAGAAGTTAA